In Pirellula sp. SH-Sr6A, the DNA window GGTAGCTGAGCCAATTCATGCCATCGCCGAGAATCGCATTGTGGCGTCGTAGGTGTTCCACCAATTCCACGTTGAATCCTGGTTTGTCGAAATCCAACAAGAATCCTAAGAGGGAGGAGGTCCAGACTCCACCCAATGCGCCATGGGCCTCCAGCAGAAGAACTTTGGCGCCACCCCTCGCCGCATGGATCGCAGCTGTTACGCCTGCCGGTCCTGCGCCACAAACAATCACATCGAACGAGGAGTTCAAAGGGAGGGATCGAGGGGGCTCCTGGAATCCCTCGGGCAGAATGGGACTAGCATCTGATTGAACACTCGCTCCAAGAGTGAAACCGGCACCTGCCACGGCCGAAGCAAGAAAACCGCGACGTGAATGAGAAAGTTTCTTCATGACATTCTTCGCAAAGCAAGGAGGGTAAAACCTTGAAAAGATCGCTGCGATTATAGTTCACGGCCCTAACCCATACGAGATCGGTCGCCCGCGATGGCGGGGAAAGGCTCGGACTAGATGACACCAAACCATCTACAGCCTTCCAGGACTCCGCTGGTCGCTGATTGCTTAGCGATATAAAGTCGATCGTTCCAGCCCGCAATCTGATGTGACGCTTTCACTTGTTCGACAAGCTCAGGATCCGCGTTGGCCACAAGAATGGATCGAAAGCCTGATGTGAGAGCGGCCAAGTCGTTGCCTGAATCCCCAGCAAAAAGTAACGATCCAAAATCCCACCCCATCTGCTGTGCCCACCATCGCAACGCCGATGCTTTCGAGGCGGATCGGGGTAATACATCGATGAGCCCATGTGTTGCAAATGGAGCTAGGCTTGCAGTAATTGCATACGGGGCGGCGATCGAATCCAATTCGAGCTGCAGATGTTTCGCTAATTCGAAGGTTGAATCCTGAGAGCATTCATAACTGAGCTTGAATCGCGATTGGTTCTCGAATGATTGCAACGTCAATGCATCATACTTTTGAAAGAGTTGTTCGATCTCGAGGAGTGACACGCCATCTAGGCTCGCTGCGAGATGATGAGCATAGGAAATGATTGGCGCCCAACCTTTTTCGGTTCGTTCATAAATAGTCGTGCCAACATCGGCGATGATGCAATCGGGAATGGGAAGTGAAAAGGCATCGATCGCCGTAATGATCGATGCGAGATGTCGACCCGTTGCAAACACCAGGGGAATTCGATTCTTCTCGAGCAACTGCTTCAGGGATAGTAGGTCCGCCTGATGCGTTTCGGTCTCTGGCAATGGAATCAAAGTACCGTCCAAATCCGTAGCC includes these proteins:
- a CDS encoding HAD-IIB family hydrolase, with the protein product MENLLPYAPALPNPRALATDLDGTLIPLPETETHQADLLSLKQLLEKNRIPLVFATGRHLASIITAIDAFSLPIPDCIIADVGTTIYERTEKGWAPIISYAHHLAASLDGVSLLEIEQLFQKYDALTLQSFENQSRFKLSYECSQDSTFELAKHLQLELDSIAAPYAITASLAPFATHGLIDVLPRSASKASALRWWAQQMGWDFGSLLFAGDSGNDLAALTSGFRSILVANADPELVEQVKASHQIAGWNDRLYIAKQSATSGVLEGCRWFGVI